The genomic DNA TTGTTCCGGATTCCGATGTGACGCAGCAGCTGGTCGCCGCGGCCGCGGCGGGTGGCGACGACAACCCGGGACGCGGGCTGGGCGGCGACCGTGGTTAGTAACTGGCTGATCCGGGTGATCTCCGAGCGGCTGATCGCTTCGTCGAGCGCATCGACCACTACCAGCATCGGCGGCGTCCCGCCGGCGATCTGTCGTCGCAGGTGCGAGAGCCACCCTTCGGTGTCGGTGATGCTCGGGTCCCCAGCCAGGGTCTGAACGGCGGTAAGCAGCTCGTCGCTGGTGCTCCCGCGGGCGTGGAAGAACAAACCGCCGCCAACGCCGGAGGTCTCCAGGTCCCGGGCCGCGCGGGCCACCACCGAAGACTTGCCCGCGCCGGGTTGACCCGTCACCACTAACGGCGTTCCCGGGGGGCTCGCTGCGGTTAGCCAGCCTCGGACCCGGTCGACTGCCAAGGACCGGCCGGTGAATAAGTCGCCGCTGTGCCCATCACCGGGACGGCGACCAGCTGCCCGCATAGAGACATGGTCGCGGGGCTTGTCCCCGCCCAGAACCCACGGGGCCGGCGTTCCGATGAGTCGAACGAGTTCCTCGGCCCGGTGCCGTTGCTCTTCCGTAGCACCCAGCGCCCGGGCGATCCTTCCAACCGTGTCCGGGGAAGGGGGATCCCCAACTCCCCGCAAAGTTTCCGAGACCCTCGATGGGACCACAAACGCTAGGTCGGCGACTGCGCGCTGCGTCTTGCCCGTCGCTTGGAACAACTTGTCCAGCAGCTCGGTCAACTCCCGGCGGTAGGGGTCAGCGATCGCTGCCGGGAGCGCCCGCTTCCCACCACCGCGGCGACCAGCCCGCTGGCCAGCGGCGATCGCGTCTGCTTCTCGCCCGCGATCGCCGGGGGGCTGCTGCATCCGTCACCTCGCCGAGCACCGCCCGAGACCGTTCGGGAACCTTCGGGACGGTATCGCACTTGGAGCCCGTTTCCGCAGCTCCAGGGGATGCGCAGAACTCCGAAGGAAGGCCGAAGTTCCCGAAGGGTCCCGGCGGGAGATTCGGCCCGATGCTGGTCCTACTGAGCCGGCCGGCTGGTTGACAGAACGCCCCACCGCAAGATCGGAGACACCCGTCATGACCGCCACTAATGACGCGGGGCGCACCCCGGCCCGACCGACCGCTCCCCGCCGCCGCACCGCGATCCTGCTGATCATCCTGCTGCTGGTGGCGATCCCGTTGATCACCATCGCAGTCATCTACCCGGCCTACGGCGCCGGCTGCGCGATCACCGTCGGCACGCTCACCGTCGTCCTGCAGAACGTCCACGACCGGCACCACCGCACCTGAGCCCAACGTCGGTGCCGGGTCGGCGCATCCTCGCCGACCCGGTGCCAGCGGCGGCAGGCACACCGACCCGCCATCGTCCACAGCCACGGTTCCTGACCACTCCGGGTACGAACCGATGCTGTGACCAGCGCTGTTCCCCGCGAATCGGACAAATCAAAGATGAGACCGGGGATCACCGGTCCTGGGGCTACTTAGCGCACATGGGGCATATCTAGCCCTGCATAATCGAACATTATGCGACCTGGCCACCGGCTGATCAGCTGAAACGCGGAACAAGCTGGCCATACAACCCTTATGTGCGTACCGACTTCCCACGGGTCCCGCGAAGGGTCCCCGGCTGGGTCAGCGAAGCAATCGAGTCCGCAGTCAGCCGCGCGCCTACTCCGGCACGATCAACGACGGCGTGTCCTTACGGAGCGTCTCCCCACGGAAGAACGCCGGCTGCCGGGCCCGCAGGACGAGCATGAGGACCGCGCCGAGGACGATCAACCCGACGCCGATGACGAAGACGAGACCCACCCCGCCGACGGAGGAGCCGCTGCCGTAGTCGGGGCTGAGGCTGTCGCGCAGGGTCACGAAGAAGACGAACCACAGTCCGATGCCGCCGAGCAACGGCAGCAGGAACTTGAACGTGAAGGCGTTCAGGCTGGTGAAGGCGTCCTTGCGGAAATACCAGACGCAGCCGATGGCGGTGAACCCGTAGTAGAAGCAGATCATCAGGCCCAGCGCGAGGATCGTGTCGTCCAGGACGTTCTGGGACAGGAACCACATCACCGCATAGAAGACGCCGGCAACGATGCCGGCGACCACGGTGGCGTATCCCGGGGTCAGGTACTTCGGGTGGATCCGGGCGAAGCGCGGCGGCAACGCCCCGTAGGCGGCCATTCCGAGCATGGTCCGGGTGGTCGGCAGGAAGGTCGTCATCAGGCTGGCCGCCGACGACGCGAGCACGGCGAGAAACAGCAGGTTGTTCCAGGGCTCCCCCATCACCGGCCCGGCCAGGGCGCCGAAAACGTTGCTCTGGATGTCCTCGTTGTTCAGGCCCAGTTCGCCGGTGCCGTCGCCGGCGTACATCAACGCGGAGATCGAGACCAGCAGATAGGTCAGCAGGATGGAGATCACGCAGAGGATCGCCGCCCGACCCGGGGTCTTGTCGGCATCCTTGGATTCCTCGTTGACGGTCAGGGCGGTGTCCCACCCCCAGAACGAGAAGATCGATGCCGAGAGTCCGATGACGAAGGCTGACATGGTCAGTCCGGTGAACGGGTTGAACCAGTCCCACGAGAACGAGATGCCGTTCGGGTCGTCCGGCCCGCCGGCCTGGGTGAACGCCGCCACCGCGAACCAGATGAGGACGATCATCTGGAAGGTCACCAGGACGAACTGCACCTTCTCGGTGGTGGTGATGCCGCGATAGGCGACCCAGGTGGCGGCGGCCAGGAACACCAGGCAGGTCAACACGTTGACCGGCCGGTTGGTGTAGAGGTTCGCCAGATCGTCGTTGTGGAACAGGCTGCCGAGCAGTTGGTAGAAGAACTGCACGCCGATGCCGGCCAGGTTGGTCAACACGATGATGGTCGCGAGGATCGCGGCCCACCCGCCGAGCCAGCCGACGTACGGGCCAAAGGCCCGGGTGGTCCAGGTGAACGAGGTGCCGCAGTCCGGGTCGACCCGGTTGAACTCGCGGTAGGCGTAGGCGGCGAAGAACATCGGGATGAACCCGGCGATGAAGATGATCGGGATCTTGACCCCGGCGGCCGCGACGACCAGACCGATCGTGGCGGTCAGCGTGTAGGCCGGGGCGACGCTGGAGATGCCCAGGACTGTCCCGCCGAGCAGGCCGACCGAGCCGCCGGCCAGGCCCTTGTCGATCTGCGGTTGAGCAGAAGTGCCGGACGATTCGGGGTGGGGCGGCGTGATCGACATAAGACTCTCACCATTCAGCGGTGTAACCCGGATGATCGGCACACCCTAGATCGGTAGATCCGGCCGATCCAGACCGGGTGACGTTCCCCTCCCCGAAGGGGCGGACGGGGCTATCGTCTGGCCATGACTGGGCAGACCGAGGCGAAGAAGACCTTCACGAACATCATCGGCGGCCAGCCGGTGCCGGCGGCGGACGGCTCGACGATGGACGTCCTGGACCCGACGACGGGCGCCGTCTACGCGACCGCCCCGCAGTCGGCGGCCGAGGACGTCGACCGGGCCTACGCGGCAGCGTCGAAGGCGTACGAGACCTGGCGATGGGCCACCCCGTCCGAACGTCAGCTGGGCCTGCTGAAGTTCGCCGACCACGTCGAGGCCAACGCCGAGGAGCTGGTCGCCGTCGAGGTGCAGGACACCGGCAAGCCGTCCGGGCTGACGATGTCGGAGGAGATCGGCCCGATGGTCGATCAGCTCCGGTTCTTCGCCGGCGCCGCCCGGGTGCTGGAGGGCCGGTCGTCCGGCGAGTACCTGCGCGGCCACACCTCGTCGATCCGCCGGGAGCCGGTCGGAGTCGTCGGCCAGGTGTCGCCGTGGAACTACCCGATGATGATGGCGGTCTGGAAGCTCGCCCCGGCCCTGGCCGCCGGGTGTTCGGTGGTCATCAAGCCGTCCGACACCACCCCGGCGTCGACGGTGTGGATGGTCAACGCGCTGCAGGAGTTCTACCCGCCGGGCGTGGTCAACGTGGTCTGCGGTGACCGCGACACCGGCGCCGCCCTGACCTCCCATGCGGCCCCGGCCCTGGTGTCGATCACCGGGTCGACCCGGGCCGGCATCGCGGTCGCGACCGCGGCGGCCAAGAACCTGACCCGCTCGCACCTGGAGCTCGGCGGCAAGGCCCCGGTCGTGGTCTTCGACGACGCGTCCATCGAGGCCGCGGTCGAGGGCATCGCCACCGCCGGCTACTTCAACGGCGGGCAGGACTGCACCGCGGCGACCCGCGTCATCGCCCAGGCCGGCATCTACGACGACTTCGTCGCCGCGCTGACCGCCAAGGCCAAGGAGACCCGGACCGGCGCCCCGGACGACGAGGACGTGCTCTACGGGTCGATCAACAACGCGAACCAGCTCAACCACATCGCCGGGCTCGTCGAGCGGGCCGCCCAGTCGGCCGACGTCACCGCCGGTGGAACGCGGATCGACGGTCCCGGCTTCTACTATCCGCCGACCGTCGTCGCCGGCGTGCACCAGGACGACGAGATCGTGCAGACCGAGGTTTTCGGCCCGGTCATCACCGTGCAGAAGTTCGCCGACGAATCTGAAGCCCTCCGGGCGGCCAACGGCACGGAATACGGTCTGGCGTCGTCGGTCTGGACGACGAACATCGACACGGCGGCGCGGATGTCGGCGCAGCTGGACTTCGGGTGCGTGTGGATCAACACCCACATCCCGTTGGTCGCGGAAATGCCGCACGGCGGGTTCAAGAAGTCCGGCTACGGCAAGGACCTGTCGATGTACGGGTTCGAGGACTACACCCGGATCAAGCACGTCATGCATTACCACGGCCTGGGCGCCTGAGCCGGGGCGCCGGCCTGGTAGCAAGGGGGCATGAGACCTGTCACCGCCGGCGCGCTGGTGTTCGGAACGTCCGCCGCGGTGCTGGTGCTGGAGATCCTGGCCGCTCGGCTGCTCGCCCCGTACGTGGGCGTCACGCTGGCCACCTACACCGGGATCATCGGCACCATCCTGGCGGCCATCGCGTTCGGTACGTGGCTGGGTGGTCGACTGGCCGACCGGTACGACCCGGGCGGGCTGCTCGGCCCGATCCTGGTGCTGGGCGGCGGACTGTCGCTGACCATCGTGCCGATCGTGCGGCTGGTCGGCGGGCTGCCGATCGGCACCGGCCCGACCGCCGTGGTCATCCTGGTGACGCTGGCGTTCTTCGCGCCGGCCGCGGTGCTGTCCGCCGTCCCGCCGACGGTGGTGAAGATGCAGCTGGCGGACCTCCGCACGACAGGCTCGACGGTGGGCCGCATCTCGGCCCTGGGCACGGCCGGTGCCATCGTGGGGACGTTCGCCACCGGGTTCGTCCTGGTGGCGACGTGGCCGACGACGCCGATCATCGTCGGAGTCGGCGTAGCCCTCCTGCTCAGCGGGGTGGTCGTCGAGGTGGCCCGGCGCCGGTCCCGGCGGGCCGGCTTCCCGGGCGCACTGGCGGCGGCGGTGGTCGGCGTGGCCGCGGTCGGTGGGGCCGGCGCGATCGGGGTGAACGCGGCGCTGGACCCGTGCGAGCGGGAGTCGGCCTACTTCTGCGCCCGGGTCGTGCCGAACCTGGCCGGTTGTCCGGACGGGCTGACCCTGTACCTGGACACCGTCCGGCACAGCTGCGTGCACCCGGACGACCCGGCCCGGCTGGATTTCGGCTATGCCCAGCTGTTCGCCGAGGTGGCCACGGCCAAGGCGCCCGACGGCGGCCCGCTGGACGTGGTGCACGTGGGCGGCGGCGGGTTCAGCCTGCCCCGGTGGCTGGAGGTGACCCACCCGGGTTCGGTCAGCCGGGTGCTGGAACTGGATCCCGCGCTCGTCGACATCGCCGAGCAGCAGCTCGGTCTCGCACTGTCCGACGACCTGACGGTGACGACGGGGGACGCCCGGCTGGGGCTGCGGAACGAGCCGTCCGCGTCGGCGGACATGGTGTTCGGGGATGCCTTCGGCGGACTCTCGGTGCCCTGGCACCTGACGACGGTCGAGTGGACCGAGCAGGTCGAGCGGGTGATGCGACCGGACGGCGTCTACGTCCTGAACGTCATCGACTATCCGCCGTTCGGGTTCGCCCGCGCCGAGACCGCCACCCTGCAATCGGTTTTCGAACACGTCGCCGTGCTGGCTGTCCCGGGACGGGTGGCCGGCCAGTCGGGCGGCAACCTGGTGTTGATCGGATCGAATGGCCCCATCGACGCCGCCGGTATCCGCGGGGCGAACGCAGCGGCGGTCGCCGCGGGCGGGGTGGCTGCCGAACTGACCGAGGGCGACGCCCTCGACGCGTTCGTGCGTGGGGCGGACCCGTTGACCGACGACTTCGCCCCGGTCGATCAGCTCATCGCGCTGGGCCGCCGGCCCTAGAGCGTTCTCACTCCCTCACGAGCTCGGGCGACCGACCAGATCGGACGGGTCGGTGTTGGCCCCGCACAACACGGTCACGATCCGCTCCCCCGGCTGCGGCCGATAGGCGCCGGAGTCGAGCGCCGCCTGCGCGGTCGCCGCAGCGTGCTCGACCACCAGCCGGTGGTCCTCCCACAGCCGGCGGCGGGCGGCGACGATCGCCGCGTCGTCCACCAGCACGGACGTGACCGATCCGCTGGCGGCGGCGTCCAGGGCGAGTCGGGTCGCCGTGGTCGCACCCAACGCGTCGGCCGCCACCGACTGCACGTCCACCTCCACCGGCTCACCGGCGGCGAGGGCGGCGGCGAAGGCCTGGCTCCCGACCGGCTCCACCGCGACGACCCGGACGCCGTGACCGGCGGCGACCGTGGCCAACCCGGCCAGCAGACCACCGCCCCCGACCGAGACGACCACGGTGTCTACCCCGCCCGGGGTGCGGGCCAGGATCTCCTGCATCAACGTGCCGGCCCCGGCGGCGACCAGCGGATCGTCGTAGGCGTGGGAGGCCAGGGCGCCGGTCGCGCGGATGTACTCCCGCGCGGCGGCAGCCGCCTGGGCGTACCGGTCACCGACCTGGACGACGTGGGCGCCGTAGGTGTGCAGCTTGGCCACCTTGACCGGCGGCGCGGTTGCCGGCAGGAAAACCGCCGCCGGCACCCCGATCTCGGCCGCCGACCACGCGCAGGCCAACCCGGCGTTACCGCCGGAGGCGATGGCCACCCCGGCAGCCGGGAGGCCGCCCGCCTCCTGATGGGCCGCCAGCAGGTTCACCGCGCCGCGGGCCTTGAACGTCCCGGTGTGCTGCAGGAACTCAGCGGCGAACCACCGGTCGGGACGATCGGTCGGCAGGACGGTCAGCGGTCGGGTGCGGCCGGCGATGCGGACTGCCGCAGCGTCGACGTCCTCGATGGTCAGGGGCACCCCAGCATCGTGGCAGACCGGTGTCGGCGGTTCAGTCGACGGCGGTGGACGGGGCGGCGGGGCGTTCCCGGTCCTGCCAGGTGCACAGGCAGACCTCGTTGCCTTCGGCGTCGGCCAGTACCCAGAAGGCGCGGGCGTGCGCATCGGAGAGCAGGGTTCCGCCGGCGGCCACGGCCGCAGCGATCCGCTCGTCCACGTGGTCGTGGGGCACGTCGACGTCGAGATGGATGCGGTTGCGCTGCCCGCGGGGCGCGTCCATCTGCTGGAACCACAGCGCCGGTCCGAGCCCGGTCGGATCGATCAGCCCGCCGTCGACCGGGGAGTCCGTCGGGTCGTCGACGTAGGCCAGGACCGTACGCCAGAACGGCCGTACAGCGGGGATGTCGAGCGCGTCGATGGCGATCTCGGTCAGTTGGGCGGCGCTGTCGCCGGTCGGGCCGGGGACGAATCCGGCGTCGGTCAAGGCCGTGGTGACCGAACGCACCACGGCGAGGTCGGTCTCGGTCAGGCGGCCGGCGCGCCGGTCGACGACCGTCAGCGCCACCCGGTCGTCCCGCAGGTCGATGGTCAGGCGTCCGGTCGTGTCCGTTGCGGCCCCCGCGGCGACCGCGGCCACCCGCACCGCCTCGTCCAGCGAAGTCACCGGGACGATCGCGCGAACCCGGTTGAGCAGGTAGCGCCAGCCCAGCGGGGTGACCGCGGCCGACGCAGCCGGACGGGACACGGGCGCAGCTCCGGGTTGGTCGGCGTTCGTCATGCCGTCCAGGCTGCCGCAGGCGTGCGGTCGACGCTCCCCGAAGGACCGAATCGTGGGTGACCGGGCTCACAACGTGGTCGGGGAAGGTCCGCAGGAGTGGCATGGTTGTAGCCAGCGACGGTCTCCGGTACATGCCCCGGGTACCACCCCTTTTGCCGCTACGTGCGGCCTCGTGCCGAGAGGCGCACTGTCCGGGGATCGTCGCCCTACAGGACCGACGGTCTCCCGGTACATGCCCCGGGTACCACCCCTTCGCCGCCGCGAGCGGCCTCGTGCCGAGAGGCGCACTGTCCGGGGATCGTCACCTGTGAACGTCAGACAGCCGCCCGGTGCCTCCCGCGTCGGGCGGCCTTTCTATTGCGGCCATGCCGCCCCATGCCTCACAGAGACATGGCGGCTGTCGCGTATCCGGTACCACCATGACTTCGCGGCAGCACCATGACGACGCGGCTGTCGCGGACCCCCACGGGTCTTGGGTCCCCTCGTTCCCCCTGAGGCGCACTGCCGCCGCTCCCTACTTCGCCGCCCCGGACATCGAGACCCGTCGGATGGCGTCGGCCATCTCGCGTGGTTCGTCGACCCAGATGCGGATGTCGGTGACCTGCGCCGTGCGCCCGCGGGGCAGCACGACGCACAACGGCTTGGTCAGCGCGAGGTGCAGAGCGGTCCCGCCGTTGTCCACGACGTGCAGGACGTCGTCCTGGCATTGAAGGCTGGCCATCCGGGGACGACTCTGCCGGTCGACGTGGACCGACTCGATGAGGTCGGCGGGCACGCTCACCTCTGTGCTCAACCCGTTCCGGATGACCACGGCCGTGCGGCTGACCAGGTGCGGGCGGACGGGGCCGGATCCGAGGAGGTAGCCGAGGACCCAGATCAGGCTGTACACACCCAACGCCAGCAGAACCAGACGGACGGGTCCGCTGGGCATCAGCAGGTGAACCACCCCGACTTCGAGAACCAGGACGCCCATCCCGATCCATCGGACCGGGGCCAGCGTCCGGTGGTGCGTGAACGGCACCGACCGTTCCGGAACGTCCGGTCGACGCAGGACACCCCTCACGAGTCCCCGCCAGATGCGGCCTTCGAGGCGAACACCGGCCAGGACCGCGGTCAGGACGACTGCCTGCGACGGCAGAATCGTCACGGGCCGCCACCGTCGCCGGCGATCGAGCCGGCCCCTCATACGACGGAGCCGCTGCCGCGGAGGAGGGCGATGAGGGCGTCGATCACCAGTTGTTGACCGGGCGAGAGTTCACCGGTGATCCACGTCAGGTCGGTGGTCGCTCCCGTGGCGAGTTCCGCCTCGGCCTGCTCCACCAGCGGGGCGGGAAGCGCG from Nakamurella flava includes the following:
- a CDS encoding APC family permease, translated to MSITPPHPESSGTSAQPQIDKGLAGGSVGLLGGTVLGISSVAPAYTLTATIGLVVAAAGVKIPIIFIAGFIPMFFAAYAYREFNRVDPDCGTSFTWTTRAFGPYVGWLGGWAAILATIIVLTNLAGIGVQFFYQLLGSLFHNDDLANLYTNRPVNVLTCLVFLAAATWVAYRGITTTEKVQFVLVTFQMIVLIWFAVAAFTQAGGPDDPNGISFSWDWFNPFTGLTMSAFVIGLSASIFSFWGWDTALTVNEESKDADKTPGRAAILCVISILLTYLLVSISALMYAGDGTGELGLNNEDIQSNVFGALAGPVMGEPWNNLLFLAVLASSAASLMTTFLPTTRTMLGMAAYGALPPRFARIHPKYLTPGYATVVAGIVAGVFYAVMWFLSQNVLDDTILALGLMICFYYGFTAIGCVWYFRKDAFTSLNAFTFKFLLPLLGGIGLWFVFFVTLRDSLSPDYGSGSSVGGVGLVFVIGVGLIVLGAVLMLVLRARQPAFFRGETLRKDTPSLIVPE
- a CDS encoding gamma-aminobutyraldehyde dehydrogenase — protein: MTGQTEAKKTFTNIIGGQPVPAADGSTMDVLDPTTGAVYATAPQSAAEDVDRAYAAASKAYETWRWATPSERQLGLLKFADHVEANAEELVAVEVQDTGKPSGLTMSEEIGPMVDQLRFFAGAARVLEGRSSGEYLRGHTSSIRREPVGVVGQVSPWNYPMMMAVWKLAPALAAGCSVVIKPSDTTPASTVWMVNALQEFYPPGVVNVVCGDRDTGAALTSHAAPALVSITGSTRAGIAVATAAAKNLTRSHLELGGKAPVVVFDDASIEAAVEGIATAGYFNGGQDCTAATRVIAQAGIYDDFVAALTAKAKETRTGAPDDEDVLYGSINNANQLNHIAGLVERAAQSADVTAGGTRIDGPGFYYPPTVVAGVHQDDEIVQTEVFGPVITVQKFADESEALRAANGTEYGLASSVWTTNIDTAARMSAQLDFGCVWINTHIPLVAEMPHGGFKKSGYGKDLSMYGFEDYTRIKHVMHYHGLGA
- a CDS encoding fused MFS/spermidine synthase produces the protein MRPVTAGALVFGTSAAVLVLEILAARLLAPYVGVTLATYTGIIGTILAAIAFGTWLGGRLADRYDPGGLLGPILVLGGGLSLTIVPIVRLVGGLPIGTGPTAVVILVTLAFFAPAAVLSAVPPTVVKMQLADLRTTGSTVGRISALGTAGAIVGTFATGFVLVATWPTTPIIVGVGVALLLSGVVVEVARRRSRRAGFPGALAAAVVGVAAVGGAGAIGVNAALDPCERESAYFCARVVPNLAGCPDGLTLYLDTVRHSCVHPDDPARLDFGYAQLFAEVATAKAPDGGPLDVVHVGGGGFSLPRWLEVTHPGSVSRVLELDPALVDIAEQQLGLALSDDLTVTTGDARLGLRNEPSASADMVFGDAFGGLSVPWHLTTVEWTEQVERVMRPDGVYVLNVIDYPPFGFARAETATLQSVFEHVAVLAVPGRVAGQSGGNLVLIGSNGPIDAAGIRGANAAAVAAGGVAAELTEGDALDAFVRGADPLTDDFAPVDQLIALGRRP
- a CDS encoding serine/threonine dehydratase, coding for MPLTIEDVDAAAVRIAGRTRPLTVLPTDRPDRWFAAEFLQHTGTFKARGAVNLLAAHQEAGGLPAAGVAIASGGNAGLACAWSAAEIGVPAAVFLPATAPPVKVAKLHTYGAHVVQVGDRYAQAAAAAREYIRATGALASHAYDDPLVAAGAGTLMQEILARTPGGVDTVVVSVGGGGLLAGLATVAAGHGVRVVAVEPVGSQAFAAALAAGEPVEVDVQSVAADALGATTATRLALDAAASGSVTSVLVDDAAIVAARRRLWEDHRLVVEHAAATAQAALDSGAYRPQPGERIVTVLCGANTDPSDLVGRPSS
- a CDS encoding VOC family protein, with amino-acid sequence MTNADQPGAAPVSRPAASAAVTPLGWRYLLNRVRAIVPVTSLDEAVRVAAVAAGAATDTTGRLTIDLRDDRVALTVVDRRAGRLTETDLAVVRSVTTALTDAGFVPGPTGDSAAQLTEIAIDALDIPAVRPFWRTVLAYVDDPTDSPVDGGLIDPTGLGPALWFQQMDAPRGQRNRIHLDVDVPHDHVDERIAAAVAAGGTLLSDAHARAFWVLADAEGNEVCLCTWQDRERPAAPSTAVD